The sequence gtccccagcagaggaaggcggggcaggagcccagcaggcccaggagaggaggagctgcccgCGGGGGCTGTCCCGCTctgacctgcagcagctggcacagggaggggacgACCTCGTGCAGGACCTGGAGTTTTCTGACGAGgactgagcagccccagcccctgcccaggctgagccctgcagcccctggagctgctgtcagagccgggagcacagctgggaccaGCCCCAGATCCACAGCCTGGGACTTTCCAACTCAACTTGGACTTCTCCAGCTCTTTCTCCAGTTCTGCTTTTGGTACCAATAAAACCGAGGCTGAGTCAAGGCCAGTGCAAAGTGCTCAGCAGGGGAATAAAGCCCCATTAAAATCTGCTGCTCTCAGTAGCTCAGGGttcacttccagctcctgctaAGTGAGCTGAGCAAGGGCAGGGTGAGGGTTTTGTCCAGggttccccctccctgccccagcagccaccccagATTTAGCTCTGGGCCATCACCAAACCCTCCCTGGTGCCCAGAGGGTCTGAAGGACTGCAGAGActctgccagagccctgcagctcccctggaaGCCTTGGTCACTTcaagctgcagaaggaaacTTGAAATTAAAGTTTTTGGGCTGGGGGCGTGCAGGCATGAAGGAataagaaaaggcaaaattgaTAATGTAGAAACACTGCCCACCtgaactgtaaagaaaaaaatttcactttGGAAAAGAGTTTAACTTACCTGTTCTTCccaaagagaaaggaattccctttttctcctggcTCTAACTTGGCTGCCTTCTGCCAGCTTGGAACCAGGCCTGGATTGgattccaggcaggaatgtggcagctctgctgcacctgGGGGGAGGCACCTGGCCAGTGGGCacccaggagaaggaaggacagAGACTGCTTGGGTAAAGCCAGGGACCATTTGTAAATTaagtgttttttatttaaattgattGCTGGAAAGCATCTTTATCGTGATGTGATggataatgattttttttttcctttttttacaaTATAAAGAAGCTAAAGTACCACCAAAGCTATTCTGTAAGAAAAACGGCAGCACGTGCAACgtttaaacaaaaaacaaacccaaaaataaaaaggggagtgggggggggggagagagagaaaagtacCACATGTGATTGTTGCTCACAACTGTACAAGTCACAGGAGGTCACCCCCAGGAGTTCCCAGCTCATTCACAGTAGTAAAAACTCTGCCCATTGcttcagccagggctgggggggcccAGGCTCTGTCTGGTGGTCCACAGCAGCCAGATGTGCAGTCATCCACCTCTGGAGCAAGCAGCCAGATGTGCAGTCATCCACCTCTGGAGCAAGGCTGCAAACCAACccccccagctgcaggaggagcctggGGCAGCGAGGCTGGGACCCtcctcccccagagcccctgctgctcttggAACCAAACATCCCACGGGGAAATccacccctgcagggctggggcactgccaggcccctgtgccagggcagggtggctCTGTACCATCTGCACGAAGTAAACATGGACGGGAACttgccttttgtctttttttttttttttttttttttttgtctttttatcctttttgtCTGTCTTTGGTATTGTTTTCAAAGTTGCTAGAGATGCATAGAACACCTGAATGAGGAAGTGAGCCCAGtttgcagggaggaggagaggttGGCCGGGGTGGCTGTGGATGGGGTTTTGCTGGCAGTACCGGcgggaggagcagagccccttcccctccccgaGGAGGCACAGCCCGGAGCTCCTGAAGGCAAAGAGCAGCCTGTCCAtgcttccctgtgcagggctctccaGCTCCACTGAGGAGTGTGGAAGGGAACAGGAATGCTGCCTCCATCCTCCAGCATCCTTCTCTTCACTTGGCGTCGTCCCACGACAACATCTTTGgatcattttccttcctttcaatctttttttttttttttgacagttcAGAAATCTCCGTGgttcttcttttattttccccaaacaaattaaaaaaaaaaaaaaaaagcaaacgcatccaaaaacaaaacaaaccaacccaaaagAGAACGCCCTCCCTTCCTGCGGGGCGGGGCTCCCGTTAGCACGGGGCTTTGGGGGTGTCGCTGAGCAGGGCGGCGTTCCCGTTCTCCTGCTTCGGGGAGCCCCGGCTGGCCGGCGCCGCGCTGCCGAAGGGCGAGGCCACGCTGCCGGTGGAGGCCGGGCGGAGCTCGCCCGGGGCCGCCTCCCGCTCCGGGGGCCGCAGCCCCGGCGGCTGCAGCGGCAGCGCCAGCGGGAGCCCGGCCATGCAGAGCACCCGGCCCAGGCGCTTGGCCACCTGCgggaaacagggaaaacagCTGAGGCTGGGGGAGCGAGGAATCCCCTGGCATTCTGCACAACCCCCAGGCTTGGGCTCCATCCCAAGGGCTGCTGACAAGAGGttctcccatcccatcccatcccatccctggatgtgttcaaagccagcccagacagggcttggagcagcctgggacagtgcaaggtgtccctgccctggcagggggtggcactgggtggcactGAGGTTCTGTGGAGCATCCCTGGAACGGAGCAATCCCGTTCCCAGTGCACCTGAAAACCAGAGCAGGGAAGgttttctcctgtgctttccTCAAGGATTTTGTCCTGCAgtcctgctcctgttcctgggcactgctggagcccCAGGTCTGCCCTGGgtgcccctgtcccagctccaggtgtgctggcacagcccagctgaggggcCCTGGCTCATTCCTGCCCTTTTACCCACGGACACTTCAacagggccctgctctgcctgtccccTTTGGAACAGCAGGAATTGCTCTTCAAAGGGCcgaggcaggcagggaaaataGAACTGCTGaacctctccctcctgcagcagctcctgcctcccagcacGGGCCAAAGGCCCCTCAGcctcccagcacctccacagCTGCTTCCCATTTGAGCTTAAACAAaaccaggggctgctgctggaccCAGACAAGTGGGACATTATTCAGGGAGCAGCATcatggctctgctcccccatccaacccccagccctgcctggttATACAACTTTAAACGCTATTGATGAAATTGAAGGAATTTTTCAAGTTCGTATCTCACGTTCCCCCCGCCCCAAGCCCCATCTCcgagctgctcagggctctctTGTTTTTTAAGGAACATTAGAGTTTTATTTCCTCCTGAATTGACCCACGGGGAACAATTGCCCACAGCCCCTTTTTATGAGCCCCCTCATAAacagggagggctgcagggaaggcagtAAAGTCTCTCATTGTTCGAGGCAGCACGAGCAGcgtggggctggggagctgtgccagggctggcacgctgtgccagggctggcactgtccctgggcccagggcagggacagccacagcccctgcaggacacatctgccaggggacacagctggccTGCCCttcacagctggcaggagggatTTTCCCAGCACTCAGAGGGAAAGGATCCAGCAGGGACGCTCTGGGTTTGAGTCCCAcggaggggaggaggaatggaACTGCTGTGGCTGGAGCCAGCCCATGCAGGAGCTTCCCCCTGCATCCCTGGTATTCCCTGCCAGCACTCATCCTGGACTGTTTATTTCTGCCCCTGGGCATGGAATTCTGGCGGTGGTTTCTCCCTGAAACAGCTGTGACAGCTTTCAGGTGAGGCCATGGAACATTTTCAAGGACAGATCGAGCGTTCTTCAAACAGAATTGCAACTGAATTATTGCTTAATAAATTATATTCCACAAAGCACCTTTCTGGGcaccccagggacagctctagctgtgtcacctgtgctgggaggggagagtTTCCTACCTGTGACCTGATCTTCAGGGCAGGTCCCAGCTTGAGCCCCATGTTGTTCAGTAAGTGCTCTTCTGTCAGGAGGGGCAGGGTCTCCCCATCGATGGCCTGCTCTCGGAATACCTGAGGGGACACACCCAGGGGACACACCTGAGCcacctgggctgccctggcGCCGTGGAAAGGCGAACTCAGAAACCCTCAGCCTGGATTTATCCCCCAGGAGTGtttccagccctgcacccacagCCTGGAGCCATCCCTTTGGAGCCAAGGGGATTTTtactgcagagagctgctgctcttgaCCCAGCACAACTCAGGGCACTcattcccttcccctccctgaaACACTCCACGAAAAACCTGGACTTGGGAAAAGCAtcccctggggtgtccccagctctggggcagagACAAAGCTGAaccccagccaggccagggcagctctgagctgtgctgaggttCCCTGAGCTTTCCAGGGAATCCTGCAGGGTTTCCCTGGTTCTGGAATCACAGCATTCCAGGGAATCCTGCAGGGTTCTCCTGGTTCTGGAACCACAGCATTCCAGGAAATCCTGCAGGGTTTTTCTGGTTCTGGAATCACAGCATTCCAGGGAATCCTGCAGGGTTTCCCTGGTTCTGGAACCACAGCATTCCAGGGAATCCTGCAGGGTTTCCCTGGTTCTGGAATCACAGCATTCCAGGGAATCCTGCAGGGTTCCCTGGTTCTGGAACCACAGCATTCCAGGGAGGCTCACAGGCCCCATCCCACACCCTGGCTGGCAGCAAGTGCAGCAATCCATGAGGATAAACCCCAGGAAGGCCGGGAGGGCTCTGAgatgcagctgccaggagggacaagcccagctgggagggaacaggaccccagggaagggggatgctcctcccagggccagcaggagtTACCTGAGTGTACTCAGTGCAGCCAGACAGGCTGGACACGAAGCTGCAGACGTCCTCCACTGTCCATTTGCTGATGTCCTCCAGCGCTGGGCTCTCCTCCCCATCCAGAAACAGACCTCCCATGGTGCCTGGATtgtgggaaggaggggaggagaaaggaacaTAAATCATTAAAATCCCACACGGACAACAAGCAGCCTGcaatctgaatatttttctctagcCACACATTCATCTTTAATGACCTGTCAATTAAAGTGCTGGGCAGGTCAATTCATAGGCCTCTTCCTCCTGGAggtcccaggctgggggagggaaggaaaaatcccagctaATGCATTTCATGTGTTTAATGCTCTTCAGCTGCGGGGGaagcaggggagggcagggcagcacagagcctgcaggagtttctgcacacagagcagagagctctgcctgccccggGGCTCCTGGGCCAGCCCCGCTCCTGGAACGTGCCAGGAATGACAACAGGGATCCCTGGGAGCTCCTTCCCACGGCTGAAATGGCACCAGGGATCActggggagctcctgctccttcccagggctggaatcCCACCAGGgatccctgggagctcctgctcctccccagggctggaatcCCACCAGGgatccctgggagctcctgctcctccccagggctggaatcCCACCAGGGATCCCTGGGAGCTCCTTCCCACGGCTGAAATGGCACCAGGgatccctgggagctcctgctccttcccaggtcTGGAATCCCACCAGGgatccctgggagctcctgctcctccccagggctggaatcCCACCAGGgatccctgggagctcctgctcctccccagggctggaatgGCACCAGGGATCATtgggagctcctgctcctccccagggctggagtccctccctgcccagcctgagctgtgccctggctggggctgtgctgtccctgccagccctgatggcacagagctgctgtcacctctCTGAAACGCAAGAGTGGCCGCGGTGCcagccctgtcactgtcacacagaGGGTGTGACAGGggctcccaggggctgggagagcctgaCAGAGCACTCAGAGAAATCCCAGAGGGAGCCAGGGAGAGGCACAGGAGTGGAAATGGGGAGAGGAACACTCAGGgaactcagagctgctgtggggaaaagCAAGGACACAGAACAAACCAAATCCCACAGAACACCTCTTTGGGGTGGGGGAAAGCCAACAGCAAGCCCTGGGAGTGGCTGCTGGGGGTGTTTGGACCAGCAGAGCATGAGGACATTTATAGGGATGAAAACACCCAGGATTCTCAGGCTAGGAAAGAGTTTATGAGGGgtaggagctgctctgctcagggaatGGAGAATGGAATtgccaggagaaaaatatttctcccaGGAGCCTGTCATGACAAAATTATCTGTCCTGCGGGCTTGGGGCTTTTCCCTGGTGGATCAGATGGATGTAACCCTtgctcctgcccacagcagctgggacagcaagGGAAAAATGGATAAAACCAAACCAGGGAGGGGAGCACAGGCCAGGGAGCAGCCAATTCCCTGGGGAATaccccagggctgagggaacaggcagggaaaggagcagagccACACAGCAGGGCCCCACATGCTCCCTGCAAAGCCTCCAGCAcatccagggcagcaggaagagctcGGGATCTGCAGGGGAAGTTATGGTGCCAAGGAGATGCTttgaggcagcagagcctgcccagggagcaggcagaggctcTGCAATCCTTCCCAcccatttcccttccccatttcctgctcccctggctgtgcctgcagctgcacccctcagtctgggcagggcacagctctggctgctcacccccagccacagcccctgcacGGCTCAGGGGGATcagccacagccaagacagagCCCCTGGAGCTCTCCAAGGCTCCCCACAACCCTCAGGGGCTCTCAGGAAAAGACAAGAGGAGCTCCAGTGGTCTCTGCACCCCGACCCCTCTGTGgtggctgctgcccctgccagctctgcctgtgtctctggagcagggacagggctgctcctctctcctcacAGGTTTGGGGCCCTCCTTGCCAGTGCTCTGTTCTCACCCAGACCCCTCAGGATGCTCAGCAGGCCTTTCCCAGTTCCACCTGGGTACCTTCAGTCGGGGTCAGTGTCCAGCTGTCCCCTGCCACCCCTCAGGAATGACCCTGGAAGGGtttctggagctgctcaggctcctttgcccccagcactgcccagctctgctctccctggggcagaggggctcctgccctccctcctgtgcccccCTGGCAGGACAGTGCCCAGACAATGGGAACAAACGGGtgccagaggctgcagggccaCACCTCAGGTCCCAGTAATGACctgtcagctctgcaggagccaccAAGGGCAGCAGCCATCCCCAGCAggcctgctctgcctggctgcctgATAAATgatgctccaggggctgcaaTGGACTGGGGAaccttccagcagctggggcctggcctgtggggctgggaggaatCCATCGTGCCAGGacaggtgtccccagcccagcacagcccattTATtaccccctccctcctcccgaggtccagctgctccagaaggAGAAGCCAGGGGCTGGAGTGGCCCTGCAGCACgggcacagcctgtgctcctggcaccacagggcacagcccgggtgccagctgggcacacagggcCACCCTGGCAGCCAGCCCACCTCTGGCTTCcacccagccccttccccactccctgagcaccccctgtgtcccccagggagggctggggtcaggagcagcacagggctgcctTAATTGCTCTCCAGACTGCAATCAATAGAAGGATTTTAGCCTCCTGCACACTCCATCCTTCACCTCTTCAAAGGACGGGGCTGCAGAGGgccctgggaggaggaggaggagaggaggaggaggaggaggaggctgctgaaACCTTGAGGAGATGAGGTCATTGAGccacagcccagaaagcagctctgggaatggcctggcagggacagagcagggacagagcagggacagagcagctcctcctcctccaactGCCTCAAACTCAGCATCCTTCTCAGCTGGATgcttctcccctctcctctcctccctccagcccctcctgccttGGCTGGGTGGGTGTTTCACAATTCCAGTCTCCAGGCCAGGGTACACCTCCCATCCTTCCTGAGGGAGCAGTCCCTGTGCAAGAAGGGGAACAGAATTGTGTGGCACAGGGGGAGAGGtgggtgcagctctgcctgcctgccctgggctgctctgtgttcCCCCAGAGCACATCTGTCACTCACCCCAGGATGGCTGCAGCCCTTGGATCGATACAACCCTCAATATTTCAGCTGCTGAACTCCCACCTCACCCCTGGTGCTGCATCCTGCACACCTCCCCATCCGAGGCTTTGCACTGGGAGGATttgctctggagcagcacaaacccacaggagagcagccccaCGCTGGCTGAAGGCAGCCAGAAGCCCAAGGGCCCTCAGGAGAAGACCTGAAGCTCTGGCACAagccaggagaggagagcagggaaactCAGCCCGGAGCTGTGCCGGGGCCTCGAGACGTGCTGGTGATATAAATCCAAAGTGATAATAATAAATGGGCTATTACAGCATCTCACACactgctgggggagggagggagggagggagggaggggagcagccccagcccaggctccccacagagcctctccccagccagcagcaccaggagctgagAGCCCAGCCCTCTCTAATGGCTGGGAGGAAAAGGCTCCTGCgaggagggctgggcagcctgagGCAGCAGGAATATTTATCATCCTGGCCACCTGCCTGTCGCTGAAAAATCGCTTCCTCCTTCctggctgggaggcagctctAATGAGGGATGGGCagcctgctcacagcagctcctggcgtggagagcagcacagcacagcacagcacagcccccctcACTCCTCGTGTGTCCTGCCTCCTGCTAATTGCTCTGCCAGGTAATTAGCTGGGGCAGATTTGGGCTcttggctgggctggtggggcTCCCTGGGTGTGAGACCCCATTTGTGccaccccctgctctgcagtgagagcagagagctggcagtgacCTCCCTGTCTGTTtgtcccacccagcccagctctcccgGTGCCTGTGACACAGAAAGGCACGACAAagagcccagctgcccctgccctggaacAGGGCACCGGGCCCTCCAAGGCCACCAAATCCAACCTTGTCCCCAGCTCAAAGCACCACGTCCatccttccttggacacctccagggatggtgacaccaccacctccctgggcagcccttccAATGCTCGACCACCCCTTCCATGCACAAACTCTTCCTTCAGAGCCCAGAGAACCTGACAAAGCCACCCCAAGAGCgggcagagggcagagcccccgttccagccctgccaaacccatccctgccccacgCCACCACCACCTCCGCAGCCCCCGGCGCCTCACCTGCATGGAAGTAGGGGCTGACGGTGTAGGGGAAGCCGAAGGGCAGCGGCTGCGGCGCGGGCAGGGAGGTCGGAGGCAGGTACTTCACCTCGGCCTTGCCCATGCCGGGCCCCAGCAGGTGGCTGGGGGACTCTGcgctggaggagctgcagggcacgCCGGGGGCCGCGCCCGCCTCGCCCGCCTCCTTGGCCCCCTCACACGCCTTGCCCGCGCCGTCCTTGCCCTCCTTGGGCTCTGCTCCCGCGCCGCCCTCGCCCTTCGGCCCCTCGGCCTTGTCCTCGCCGTCGCTCTCCGAGTCCTTCATCTCCTCATCGTTACAGTCCTGGGCCCCgtcccgccccgcccgcgcctCCCGGGCCTCGCCGGGGCCCTGCGGCTCCGCCCGGGGCTGCGAGGCCTTgcggccgccgcccgcccgccgcggctGCTCCTTGGGCGGGGTGGCGGCGCCGGGGCCGCCGGGGGTCAGCGACAGCAGCGGGGCGTTGTTGTGCCGCAGCACCAGCATGGCATTGCGCCGGGACAGCTCGTCCCGCAGCGCCTGGCCCTCGGGCACGTCGTGCACGCTGCGCAGCGCCGGGTGGTCCGGGGGCAGCCCCGGGTGCAGGCTCAGCGGGTCTGCGGCCAGCAGCCTCTGCCGGTGCAggttctccagctccttctggcGGATCAGCTCGGCCGACATCTCCAGCCTGCGTGGGGAGAGAGGATTTTGGTGGGGAGTTGGAGAAAAAGCTcccaacccagccctgcaggagccaggtgGCACCTCCACACCTGCACAGGCCTCGCTGGGACCCTGTCGTGccacctgtgcccagctcaCCCCACAGCAGGACAAACCCAGCCCTCTCCACTCCTACCTGGCCAGGTTTTGCTTCCGTAGCATCTCCTGCTGCCGTGCAAAcatctctgcctgtgctggctgcaggaaccCGTAACCTGGGCAGGGAGAACACTGGGGGTCACTCCTGTCAGCACTGACCCTTGGCTGCCCCAGGGCCAAGAGGCAAAAAGGACACCTGAGGGCTGCTTTTTATTCCAGAGCCCAGCTACCCCCTCACTGCCATGCCAGGAACACAGGGCCAGGAAGAGCAGCCAAGGAatctgctcctctggctgcagaagCAGGGGGAAGTCAGCACAGCAGCCGTGGGGAGACACAGAGAACCCGTGTGGGCTGCGTGGCTGCAGGGCAGATTATCACAGGCTgcacctctgccctgccctggctgtcacCTGAGTGCTCACCTGGTGTCTGGCACAGTGCTGAAGGCACCCCGAGGAAGGGAGGTCTCAAGTGGGGCCCCAGGGCGATGTGGGGAGCGTTCTGGGGTGACAGCAGAGGCGGTGGGTGGGAGATCTCCCTGCAGGAATCACAAAAGAAAGCCCTGTTGAAAACCTGGAGGCTGTGAAGGGCCCTGGCTCAGGAAGAACATCTTGGCTGCAGATGAGCTGCATCCTGCCCCAgaggctgctctctgcctcttcACCCTCATGCAGAGCTTCTAAagtggagagaaaaaagcaaagagagcaGAACCAAAAGGGGAAGAAAGCAGCCAGGACCCCAGAGGTCCCACACATTTCCCACCTTTGCTCCTGTGGCCTTTCAGCCAGGCTGTCCAAAGGATTTTCCCTGACAGCTTAAAGGGGAGGGCTGAGGATGCTCCATCTGCCCCTCCCTCGTCACATTTGGGTTTGTGCCCCGACTAGCTCACACCTGAGAAGGAATTCTGTACCTGGGGAGTAGGCTTGGGAAGAGCTGAAAGCATCACTGGCTTGCCTTGCAGAGGAAAGCTGAAGTGAGGCAGAGGAAAATACAGACAGGAGAGGGATGTGAGCAGGAAGGGCAAGGGGGTCAGGGAGAAGGAAtcctgctggggaggggtgggTGAAAGCAGGCAGAATGGGCAGAGCAgatgccaggggctggggaaacTCAGAGAGGCAGGACTGGGTGGTGGGAACGGGACAGTCCTGGAGAAGAGGCAGGGAGCActtgcagcaggagggaaggcaggaaaaaaaaaaggcaggaagggaaTAAGAGCCAAGGTCTCTTCCATTAGTCAAATCTGCCCTGGGAGCCTGCAAGCAAATCTGCTTTCCGGCTGCACGTCTCTTAATTCCTTTTGATGGCCACTTACAACATTATTACCTTCAGCAGGGCATCCAGAGGCACAGCCAAGTGCAGGGCcgtttattttcattttacagcatCTCCCTGGAAAAatctgctctgggagaggctggaggcCAAGGCACAGGGAGGCAGAAGGAGCCTGTGACTTTGCAACAAACAGCACGTGCAGAGGCACTGCAGTGGGGGGATAACAACAGGAGCATCCTGGCCATCCCTGGATCAGCTCATGGGCATGGATCAGATTGTGGGGATGAATCTGGTCATGGAAATGGATCAGGTCATGGAAATGGATCAGGTCATGGAAATGGATCAGCTCGTAGGCATGGATCAGATTGTGGGAATGGATCAGGTCACAGAAATGGATCAATTATGGAAATAGATCAGGTCATGGGAATAGATCAGCTCATGGGCAAGGATCAGGTCATGGAAATGGATAGCTCATGGAAATGGATCAGGTCATGGAAATGGATCAATTATGGACATGGATCAGGTCATGGGGATGGATAAGACCATGGGAATGGATCAGCTCATAGG comes from Serinus canaria isolate serCan28SL12 chromosome 21, serCan2020, whole genome shotgun sequence and encodes:
- the SAMD11 gene encoding sterile alpha motif domain-containing protein 11 isoform X5, with product MSKGILQNRGRLAEKRSIPLPPSRVPKKELGPLLSPSEDSQDSDRSNGQQPQVKQEEDLHISIMKRRIHTHWDLNISFRETSCSRDSDLSSIISSLQQGRQLGMPESQGRCELKRNPLDVGLAAADEILGKRRVCSPNSSSECPLESKKARSESPKETSQTPALEEVAQMTPEEHYRRMMSALNEHGSFEEQQQQQRLFQLANSMAVPSHGDLLRARQEVAAAAAARTPGAMEAHIPSASNSSSQRRKQGLPQHRDSHFPDREISHPPPLLSPQNAPHIALGPHLRPPFLGVPSALCQTPGYGFLQPAQAEMFARQQEMLRKQNLARLEMSAELIRQKELENLHRQRLLAADPLSLHPGLPPDHPALRSVHDVPEGQALRDELSRRNAMLVLRHNNAPLLSLTPGGPGAATPPKEQPRRAGGGRKASQPRAEPQGPGEAREARAGRDGAQDCNDEEMKDSESDGEDKAEGPKGEGGAGAEPKEGKDGAGKACEGAKEAGEAGAAPGVPCSSSSAESPSHLLGPGMGKAEVKYLPPTSLPAPQPLPFGFPYTVSPYFHAGTMGGLFLDGEESPALEDISKWTVEDVCSFVSSLSGCTEYTQVFREQAIDGETLPLLTEEHLLNNMGLKLGPALKIRSQVAKRLGRVLCMAGLPLALPLQPPGLRPPEREAAPGELRPASTGSVASPFGSAAPASRGSPKQENGNAALLSDTPKAPC
- the SAMD11 gene encoding sterile alpha motif domain-containing protein 11 isoform X4 — translated: MSKGILQVHPPICDCPGCRISSPVNRGRLAEKRSIPLPPSRVPKKELGPLLSPSEDSQDSDRSNGQQPQVKQEEDLHISIMKRRIHTHWDLNISFRETSCSRDSDLSSIISSLQQGRQLGMPESQGRCELKRNPLDVGLAAADEILGKRRVCSPNSSSECPLESKKARSESPKETSQTPALEEVAQMTPEEHYRRMMSALNEHGSFEEQQQQQRLFQLANSMAVPSHGDLLRARQEVAAAAAARTPGAMEAHIPSASNSSSQRRKQGLPQHRDSHFPDREISHPPPLLSPQNAPHIALGPHLRPPFLGVPSALCQTPGYGFLQPAQAEMFARQQEMLRKQNLARLEMSAELIRQKELENLHRQRLLAADPLSLHPGLPPDHPALRSVHDVPEGQALRDELSRRNAMLVLRHNNAPLLSLTPGGPGAATPPKEQPRRAGGGRKASQPRAEPQGPGEAREARAGRDGAQDCNDEEMKDSESDGEDKAEGPKGEGGAGAEPKEGKDGAGKACEGAKEAGEAGAAPGVPCSSSSAESPSHLLGPGMGKAEVKYLPPTSLPAPQPLPFGFPYTVSPYFHAGTMGGLFLDGEESPALEDISKWTVEDVCSFVSSLSGCTEYTQVFREQAIDGETLPLLTEEHLLNNMGLKLGPALKIRSQVAKRLGRVLCMAGLPLALPLQPPGLRPPEREAAPGELRPASTGSVASPFGSAAPASRGSPKQENGNAALLSDTPKAPC